The nucleotide sequence CCAGGCCACATGGTTGAATAGATCGGCTCGCATCGGCAGATGTCGGTTGGGGAAATAAACCGCATCCGCAGCTCCATTGCCATCGGGATCGGCGTAGGCTTGGAGGTATACGGTATTGACCCCCATTGTCCTGATCCGTTCTAGCAACTGAGTCAGATTGCGCTCAATCTGAGCCTTCTCTGGGTCGTAGATGTTATCGAGATCAACATGCATGATCTTGGCTGCCCGAGCATTATCCTGGGTATCGGCTTGGCGGAGGGCAATCTCCACCGCTAAATCTCCAGGAGCCATATCCTGCGTCATCATGATGCGGCGCAGGCGGCTCAGGGGAGCGTCCTCTCGATTGGCCCCATCATCCAACGTCAGGCCAACGGGCATTTCCAGATCAGTGGCAATCTTTGAGACTAAAGAGTTGTAACGTCCATAGGGCCAAGCAATTACCCGTGGTTTCCGACCTAACTCTTGAGCTAGCAGTTGGCTATTATGGTGCAGATCTTGTTCAATCCGCTTTTGATAGGGGAATTCATCCTCGTAATGGTGCTGAGAAATACTATATTCACGGGTACTCGCGGCGGGTTGCTGGTTGCCCTGTGGGTTTCCCGTAATACCCTTGTGTAAGTCATGGGTATGGCTAGCAACTTCAACGAGCCCACTCTTGACCATCTCCCGCACCTGTTCCCAGCTCATGAATTCGCTCCTGGGAACCTTTTTGTCTCCAAATTGGATCAAGCCATTCTGCGGCTCCATCCAACTGCCCACGAGGGCTACTACAGCCGGTGCCTTCAGGGATTTCAGGACTGGAAAGACCTCGGTATAAACCGACCGATAGCCATCATCAAAACTTAACAGTACAGGTTTGGACGGTAGCCGTTTCCGATTTGCCCTCGCCGCCAGTACCTGATCCACACTGACAAAGTGATAGCCGTTGAGGCGCAACCAGTCCATCTGGCGCACAAAGTTACTTGGGGTAACAGCTAAGTCAGGTATCTGGGCTGTTCCTGGATCAGTAATTTCGTGGTAGACGATCACAACCAGTGAATCAGAGGCAGCTGCTAGAGATACCCGCCCCACGCCACAGACCAAGAGAATGCCTGCCAGGAAGAGGCTCAACAGACGAATCCAGCGCATAAGCCAACCGTAACCTCGGCTGCTCAAACAGGGTCAGATATCTGAGCAGAAAAAAGACCCTTTTAACTATATACCTCCGTTCCCAAGGTTGGCAGCAGATGAGTACATAGGCTTCATAAAGTTTTCAGTAGGGGTTTGGGTTAAGGAACCGGCCCCGGAATGTCTGGACACGGATGGGGGAAACTATCCTTCAGCATTTCCCTAAGACTTTGTTTGGATCAGTTCCACCCGATAGCCATCGGGATCTTCCACAAAGGCAATGACGGTTGAGCCATGCTGCATCGGCCCCGGTTGCCGCACGACCTTTCCACCCCTGGCTTGAATCGCAGCACAGGTGGCATAGATATCCTCGACCCCAATGGCGATGTGACCGTAGGCACTCCCCAAGTCATACTGCTCTTGACCCCAGTTGTAAGTTAACTCCAGAACGCTATGGTCAGCTTCATCGCCATAACCAACAAAGGCCAGGGTAAATTCCCCAGCGGGGTAATCTTTTTGCCGCAAGAGGTGCATCCCCAAAACTTCACAATAGAACTTGAGTGAGGCATCCAGATTGCCGACGCGAAGCATAGTGTGTAATAGGCGCATACAGATATTTTCTCGGTTGGCTGATTCAACTTTTATTATGGACGCAGCTCTCCAGGGATCTTGGTAAGATACCACCAATAGCCAGTTGTGGAGGCATGAAACTGTGGACGCAGCCAAAAACCTGGAGAAGGTCAAAGCAATCGTGGAACGGGCATTGGCCGATGACAAGCTGACTCGCCAAGAGAGTAACGAGATCATGGATGCCATGCTAGAAGATGGCGAGGTATCAGACGAAGAGCGGGAATTGTTTATGTCTATCAAGCAGCGGATTTGGCTGGGGGAGATTCTGATTGAGGAATAAATCGATCAGCCCCATCTCAGGACTGGTTCCCCTAACCCAGCTCTATGCTCTGGTCAGCCTCACCCCGCCATCACCCTGATGGCAGCTATTTGCACTTGATTCTTGTCTGTTATCTCTGAATCCCCTACCCTAGCAACTAGGTGTTTATGATTGGATTAGTGCCAATGATCTCAAAGCAAGGGAGACCATCACGACTATGGCAATGATTGAGACTAAAACCGAACCCATGGTTCTGAACATGGGGCCTCACCATCCCTCTATGCATGGGGTGTTGCGGTTGATTGTCACCCTGGATGGCGAGAACGTGATTGACTGTGAACCAGTCATTGGCTACTTGCACCGAGGGATGGAAAAAATTGCCGAGAATCGCACTAACGTGATGTTTGTTCCCTATGTGAGTCGCTGGGACTACGCAGAAGGGATGTTTAATGAGGCGATTACGGTCAATGCCCCTGAGAAACTAGCAGACATTCCAGTGCCCCGACGTGCCAGTTACATCCGGGTGATCATGCTGGAACTCAACCGCATTGCCAACCACTTGCTGTGGCTGGGGCCATTCATGGCAGATGTCGGTGCCCAGACTCCCTTCTTTTACATTTTCCGGGAGCGGGAGTTAATCTATGACCTTTGGGAAGCCGCCACGGGGCATCGCATGGTCAACAATAACTATTTCCGCATTGGGGGTGTGGCGGTTGATCTGCCCTACGGATGGGTAGATAAATGTCATGACTTCTGTGACTATTTCTTGCCGAAAGTCGATGAGTACGAGCGCCTGATCACCAATAATCCAATCTTCCGACGGCGCGTCGAGGGCATTGGTACCATCAGTCGGGAAGAGGCCATTAATTGGGGACTGTCTGGCCCGATGCTGCGAGCCTCTGGGGTGAAATGGGATCTGCGCAAAGTTGACCACTACGAATGCTATGACGACTTTGACTGGGACGTGCAGTGGGAAACAGCCGGTGACTGTTTAGCTCGTTATCTTGTCCGAATTCGGGAGATGCGAGAATCCTTGAAAATTGTGCGTCAGGCATTGGCAGGTCTTCCTGGGGGCCCTTACGAGAATCTAGAAGCCAAACGGATCGCAGCTGGCCCGAAGTCAGAATGGGATGGCTTTGATTACCAGTACATCAGCAAGAAGGTCGCCCCCACCTTCAAAATTCCTAAAGGTGAGCACTATGTCCGGTGTGAAAGTGGCAAGGGTGAACTGGGGATTTTTATTATGGGCGATGACAATGTCTTTCCCTGGCGCTGGAAGATTCGGGCTGCTGATTTCAACAACCTGCAAATCTTGCCGCAATTAATCCGGGGGATGAAGGTGGCGGATATTGTGGCAATTTTGGGCAGCATTGATGTGATTATGGGGTCTGTTGATCGATAACGAAAACGAACCGTTAGTCACTTGCTAGTTCCTTGTAATAGGTCAGACAACTTCCCAGAATCGGCATTTAACGGTCTTGTTCTTGGCTACCTGACCAGCCCTATATTTCCCAAGGCAGGCTAAGGTCTGCTTTGGGAAAACTCGGATTTTCCGCTCCCAATTATGATGGCCAATTACGGGCAAGATGATCGCTGACAGCTCCTGCATTGGTTTCCAGGGTGACACGCAGCGCCATGGCAAATGTTGACTCAAAGGCTTGCCGTTTGTAATCTAAGCTCCAGAGTTCTAGGGCGCAGTCATCCTGGGGAAGACTGGGCTGAAGGCAGAGGTGTAGCTCGGGAATTTCTGGGTTGTACTGACACCAAACCCGCTGAATGGCTCCAATTTGCCGCCGATCGAGGGCGACTGCGAGGCGCAGGAGTCCACTGAGTTGATCAACAACCTTCCGGTGGTGCTTGCTGGAGAGATTGCGGTAGTTCTCGTGCTTTTTGCGGGGGCAACTCTTGCGATGGTAGCGCGCCAGGTTGGCGATGGTTTCGATTTCGGTTTCGTTGTACCCCAGGAGTTCGCTGTTGCGGATCAGGTAATAGGAGTGCTTGTGATGGGAGGAGTGACTAATGTGATGACCACAGTTATGCAGAATCGCAGCAACCCACAGTAACTCCCGTTCTTCATCTCCCCAATGGTGGAGTTGTTTTTGGGTCTGGTCAAAGAGACTAAGGGCGAAATCAGCCACCCGCTTGGCGTGTTCTAGGTTCACCTGATATTTTCGGGCAATATTCAGCACACTGCCTTGGCGAACAGAGCTTTGGAAGCGCAGACGGCTCTCAATCAGACCATGGGCCAACATCCAGTCTACGACCACCCCTTCCCGTAAGGCTCGCTCACATAGGGTTAAGGATTCCAGCCCCAAGAGGGTCATGGCTTCTTGAAGAATCACCGCCCCCGCCACAATAATGTCAGCGCGGCGATCGCTCATTCCCGGTAAGGCCAGTCGTTCGGCACAGGAGAGCTTGCGCAGGCGGTTAATCACTTCCCGCAAATCCTTGAGGGAGATTGGGTAGCCTTGGAGTGGTGTCGGTACGATCCCAAGTTTTTCGCGGGCATGGAGAGTTGCCAGGGCTTCCACGGTGCCAGAGGTTCCCACCAGTCGAGGGAGGATGCCCGGTTGTAGATGGCTGCGAATCTCTTCAACCGAGCGTTCCAGCATCCCCCGCACATAAGCCTGCATATACTGGAATTCGTTGGTGCTGATGGGATCCGTCGTCACCAGTTCCGATGTTAAGCGTACGGCTCCCACCTTGGTGCTGGTGAGGCACTGAGGCTCGTGCCCGTCCCCCAAAATCAACTCGGTGGAGCCACCGCCAATGTCGATCACGATGTGGGGTTGGTTGTTGAAATCCATCCCTGATAACACCCCGAGGTAGATGCGTCGGGCTTCTTCGGGGCCGGAGATCAGATCTACATGCAGGCCTAGCTTTTCTGCCACCTGTTGCAGAAAGTCGCGACCATTGGGGGCTTCCCGCACCGCACTGGTGGCAACGGCGACGGTTTGTTCGGCATTGAGGGTGCGGGCAATTTCTTGGCAGCGCTTTAAAGCCACCAGTGCCCGCTCCATGGCATCTTTCTTGAGATTGCCAGTGTGTTTGTCGCGATCGCCCAGACGCACCGTGGTCTTTTCCCGATCAATGATCGTGAATCCCGGCAGCGAGGGCTGAATATGGGCGACCACCATATGAATGGAGTTGGTGCCAATATCAATGGCAGCAAAGATGCGATCGCGTTCAGGTGGCACCATTACAGGACTGACCAA is from Neosynechococcus sphagnicola sy1 and encodes:
- the pgaB gene encoding poly-beta-1,6-N-acetyl-D-glucosamine N-deacetylase PgaB gives rise to the protein MRWIRLLSLFLAGILLVCGVGRVSLAAASDSLVVIVYHEITDPGTAQIPDLAVTPSNFVRQMDWLRLNGYHFVSVDQVLAARANRKRLPSKPVLLSFDDGYRSVYTEVFPVLKSLKAPAVVALVGSWMEPQNGLIQFGDKKVPRSEFMSWEQVREMVKSGLVEVASHTHDLHKGITGNPQGNQQPAASTREYSISQHHYEDEFPYQKRIEQDLHHNSQLLAQELGRKPRVIAWPYGRYNSLVSKIATDLEMPVGLTLDDGANREDAPLSRLRRIMMTQDMAPGDLAVEIALRQADTQDNARAAKIMHVDLDNIYDPEKAQIERNLTQLLERIRTMGVNTVYLQAYADPDGNGAADAVYFPNRHLPMRADLFNHVAWEIRTRTQVRRLYAWMPMLAFELPKNNPVAAHRVITQRAESHHLVMGYPRLSPFSPKAVSVIREIYADLSRRATFDGLLFHDDATLSDYEDASRFGLSTYQKWGLPSNLAAIRRRDDFLGRWTNFKINTLDNLAKDLAAVVRINQPQLRTARNLYAQVALNPKSEVWYSQSLDRSLQNYDFTAIMAMPYLEKAQDPHGFLKDIFEKVREKPGGLNKVVFELQSTDWRTHKDIDSKELAQSIADLYSWGARHIAYYPENPHRGQPDSRLIRPVFDSKSSAPLLSSR
- the gloA gene encoding lactoylglutathione lyase; this encodes MRLLHTMLRVGNLDASLKFYCEVLGMHLLRQKDYPAGEFTLAFVGYGDEADHSVLELTYNWGQEQYDLGSAYGHIAIGVEDIYATCAAIQARGGKVVRQPGPMQHGSTVIAFVEDPDGYRVELIQTKS
- a CDS encoding NAD(P)H-quinone oxidoreductase subunit H, which translates into the protein MAMIETKTEPMVLNMGPHHPSMHGVLRLIVTLDGENVIDCEPVIGYLHRGMEKIAENRTNVMFVPYVSRWDYAEGMFNEAITVNAPEKLADIPVPRRASYIRVIMLELNRIANHLLWLGPFMADVGAQTPFFYIFRERELIYDLWEAATGHRMVNNNYFRIGGVAVDLPYGWVDKCHDFCDYFLPKVDEYERLITNNPIFRRRVEGIGTISREEAINWGLSGPMLRASGVKWDLRKVDHYECYDDFDWDVQWETAGDCLARYLVRIREMRESLKIVRQALAGLPGGPYENLEAKRIAAGPKSEWDGFDYQYISKKVAPTFKIPKGEHYVRCESGKGELGIFIMGDDNVFPWRWKIRAADFNNLQILPQLIRGMKVADIVAILGSIDVIMGSVDR
- a CDS encoding Ppx/GppA phosphatase family protein, translating into MPTGIVGAEVSQSVPPQGKIRGDLKLGFQYQLPPGVLLNLGQPYGIWNQFSMVNVLQNGREPLVSPVMVPPERDRIFAAIDIGTNSIHMVVAHIQPSLPGFTIIDREKTTVRLGDRDKHTGNLKKDAMERALVALKRCQEIARTLNAEQTVAVATSAVREAPNGRDFLQQVAEKLGLHVDLISGPEEARRIYLGVLSGMDFNNQPHIVIDIGGGSTELILGDGHEPQCLTSTKVGAVRLTSELVTTDPISTNEFQYMQAYVRGMLERSVEEIRSHLQPGILPRLVGTSGTVEALATLHAREKLGIVPTPLQGYPISLKDLREVINRLRKLSCAERLALPGMSDRRADIIVAGAVILQEAMTLLGLESLTLCERALREGVVVDWMLAHGLIESRLRFQSSVRQGSVLNIARKYQVNLEHAKRVADFALSLFDQTQKQLHHWGDEERELLWVAAILHNCGHHISHSSHHKHSYYLIRNSELLGYNETEIETIANLARYHRKSCPRKKHENYRNLSSKHHRKVVDQLSGLLRLAVALDRRQIGAIQRVWCQYNPEIPELHLCLQPSLPQDDCALELWSLDYKRQAFESTFAMALRVTLETNAGAVSDHLARNWPS